A genomic stretch from Ooceraea biroi isolate clonal line C1 chromosome 3, Obir_v5.4, whole genome shotgun sequence includes:
- the LOC105277495 gene encoding zinc finger protein OZF produces MASKDFAMSGRSRQNQAISDAEYLKIVDSVKPCRICREIKIKKEVLDEIENFSANDELDIEQHVKSEPLEEVSRHENSERTPESDCQRNASVSLSRRQMDGYTDLKEYIVALTRGKLLMCSVCRIEFPNEAEFRTHMIVHSHGKCFQYNGQFPRSSTLKDHLHMHFIPKPFACRQCELQFQNERELRKHQTKTHSEPFEASFRGKKKPLQQRSLRDLELMNGNARSHECATCGKSFLRSSSLRTHMIVHTADSPYACDLCPAKFKRSSVLKTHKLTHTGVRRFECDICKHRFHLKGALKHHVLAHYGIRPYKCEDCGKCYRRSWGLKVHRYRHTGIKQFECDFCKLRFSVKTKLANHIYTHIGEKPYKCDICGRQYGERYQLKAHRCTALSDNSLGRKAAQILFFQPRLLKNLIKVN; encoded by the exons ATGGCGAGTAAAGATTTTGCTATGAGCGGTCGTTCTCGGCAGAATCAAGCGATATCCGACGCGGAGTACCTGAAGATCGTCGACAGCGTCAAACCGTGCAGGATTTGCCGAGAA attaaaataaagaaggaGGTTCTAGACGAGATCGAGAATTTTTCCGCCAACGACGAGCTGGATATTGAACAGCATGTCAAGAGCGAACCGTTGGAAGAAGTATCGCGCCATGAAAATTCCGAACGGACCCCAGAATCAGACTGTCAGAGAAATGCAAGCGTTTCACTTTCTCGGAGACAAATGGACGGGTATACTGACTTAAAGGAATACATCGTGGCATTGACAAGGGGAAAGCTTTTAATGTGCAGCGTCTGCAGGATCGAATTTCCGAACGAGGCCGAATTCAGGACTCACATGATCGTACACAGCCATGGAAAATGTTTCCAGTACAACGGACAATTTCCTAG ATCGTCAACCTTAAAAGATCACttgcatatgcattttattccGAAGCCTTTCGCGTGCAGACAATGCGAGCTCCAATTTCAG aatgaaCGCGAGTTGAGGAAACACCAGACTAAAACGCACTCCGAACCCTTCGAGGCTTCTTTCCGTGGCAAGAAGAAGCCGTTGCAACAGCGGTCGCTGCGCGATCTCGAGCTGATGAACGGTAACGCGAGGTCTCACGAGTGCGCGACCTGCGGCAAGAGCTTCCTGAGGTCCAGCAGCCTCCGGACTCACATGATCGTCCACACCGCGGACTCGCCGTACGCGTGCGATCTCTGCCCGGCGAAATTCAAGAGATCGTCCGTGCTGAAGACGCACAAGCTGACGCACACGGGCGTGAGAAGATTCGAGTGCGACATCTGCAAGCATCGTTTCCACCTGAAAGGCGCGCTCAAGCACCACGTACTGGCGCATTACG GTATCAGGCCCTATAAATGCGAAGATTGTGGCAAGTGCTACAGGAGATCCTGGGGACTGAAAGTGCACAGATATCGACATACTGGCATAAAGCAATTCGAGTGCGACTTCTGCAAGTTGCGCTTCAGTGTGAAGACGAAGCTCGCGAATCACATTTACACGCACATCGGCGAGAAACCTTACAAGTGTGACATCTGCGGACGTCAGTATGGCGAGAGATACCAATTGAAGGCGCACAGATGCACGGCATTATCCGACAACTCATTGGGACGAAAAGCTGctcaaattttattcttccagCCAAGGCTGTTGAAAAATCtgataaaagtaaattaa